Proteins encoded together in one Lathyrus oleraceus cultivar Zhongwan6 chromosome 5, CAAS_Psat_ZW6_1.0, whole genome shotgun sequence window:
- the LOC127081047 gene encoding protein RESPONSE TO LOW SULFUR 3, with amino-acid sequence MSIFMSPMMAVIGTRGKNELKNAAPASESELKKRNEELEKELKESKEREEQMRRQLQVTWERLRVAEEAEERLCSQLGELEAESVYHARDYHDRIVSLMDQLSNAKGLLHKALPSSSTSS; translated from the coding sequence ATGAGTATTTTCATGTCCCCTATGATGGCAGTGATTGGCACTCGCGGAAAAAACGAGCTAAAAAACGCGGCTCCGGCGTCGGAGTCAGAGCTGAAGAAGAGAAACGAAGAGCTCGAGAAGGAGTTGAAGGAAAGCAAAGAGAGAGAAGAGCAAATGAGACGGCAGTTACAGGTCACGTGGGAGAGACTGCGCGTGGCGGAGGAAGCCGAAGAGAGGCTCTGCTCACAGCTCGGAGAGCTTGAGGCAGAATCCGTCTATCATGCGCGTGATTACCACGATCGCATCGTTTCTCTGATGGATCAGCTCTCAAACGCGAAGGGTCTCCTCCACAAGGCACTTCCTTCCTCTTCTACCTCCTCATGA